Below is a genomic region from Oryzias melastigma strain HK-1 linkage group LG7, ASM292280v2, whole genome shotgun sequence.
GTTTTTGGTTGTCTTTATAACTTCAGATGTTTGCAGAAGGTTTTGTGTAGTATTCAAGCTTCAAATCTAACACTTTAAgcttgtaaaatttaaaaaataacatatttgccttttttgacttaattttgaaaattgaaataaaaaaaatagtttaatttagttttattctatttatatGGTGGCTCTGAAGTACAAATTACATTACCAAATCACTTgacttgaaaacattttcaatatcacaaagaatttaaaaaaaacattacttttaagaaatcaaaatgaaattctagaaacaaaaaataaaaactttttagaaaagaaaatgaaataaagtttaaaaatcacaacaggaagtaaaaaagcaaaatgatttaaaaaaaataaaattttagaaactccaattaaaaaaaaaaaaaaaaaacttcagaaaaaaaattaagcatttcaaagatcacaactattaaaaaagcaaaatgacgttataataaaaatatttttttttcagaaaccaaaatgaaatgttgaaaaatgaaaaacaaaaaagaaaccagaaaaggtaagTACTTTAGGATTTAGAcggacatcgctgattggatgatgacgtttgtatTTTGACCTACTCTCATTGACTTTGACGAAGGGGGAAAAGCAGAAGGATGTTTTACCTGAAGTGCAGTAAAGAATTAATTGAGGCTTCGCTGAACTTTTGCAGTggcaaaaaatttaaattaaagagcAATCTTCTGTCGGAGACACTACAACATTTGAGTGAGTAAAGAAGAATTATCAAATTTTTATAGTAGCTTAATACCATTAGCATTTTGTTACAAAATGCTTAAGAACTTTTGTCAATAATGACCTCATCACAACAGACTCTGTCTGCTTCACTTACTGGAGTAAAGTTACTGACAGAGTTAAGAAAGGTAGAAGAAGGAGTTGTAGAACAATAGCTGGAAGAACAAAGTTTGCTATAAAAATCAGAGCAATATTTTTGCTATggtatttttatcatcagaaattACCCCATTAgtatttaattgtaaaatagAAATACAATTGGACTGATGTCTCTCAAGcctgaaaaaaatagactgagTTCTACTGTCCTTCTTTAATCCACCTTCTTCTAGATTGGATAAACACTCCTCAGCTTTATGCTTGTAAATTTAATCTAACATGTGCTGTAAGTCCACATTCCCAACAGAGCAATGGAACCCTTCAAATATTTTGGTCGCACTCTAGAGCcctgtttacaataaaaagctgtaaaagtacgagaaaaaaagtcagatcaGATCTCGGTCTGATCAAATGAAGAACTATGTAGACACTGTACATCGGATTGGAAGGAAAGAAGAAGGCAGAAACCAGCAGGTCATTATCCAGTTTATGAAGTGTTTACACTGAGATGGAATTAGGAAGAAATCAAAAGATGCCAGAATCTGTGAGACTGAAAAAATATGGTTTGGTGAGGATTGAATGGTTGCCTAGAAAGGGAAAAAGTTTGGCCAAAAATACTACAAGCCAGAAATGCAGGGCAAAAGGCGTACTGCAGAGGAGTTGTCTGCTACATCAACGGCCGCAGATGGATGAAAACTGTTCACTGCgaagtttgtttttgaactCTACAAAAAGAGGGACAGCCAAGAATTCCTTTTAATGGGGTAGGAGGTACCTGCATCAATCATTCTCTATTCTTCTCTTCTACACAGGAAAACTCATCAATTTTTCTTATTCAAAGTTTgatattcttttcattttctccgttcttgttcaaaataaatgttacacaCAAATGTATCTTTTGTTTCACTAAATGTTAGGGGTCTCAGAGataatgttaaaagaaaagcaatgTTTCTATTCTGTAAAGGGCTAAAAGCTAACTGCATCCTACTACAAGAAACTCATTCTAGTGTTGATGATGCCATCTTCTGGTCAAACCAATGGGtgaaaaactcaatttcagCCACAGATCTAACCACTCTGCTGGAGCggctgtttgttttcacagatgTTTGGGGAAGGTTCTGGTTTTCTTTCcccttaaataatttttgacAAGTTTGGTggcattaatttttttcttaaatgtgacTTTGAATTATCTAAATTACCAATTAGAAAAATGATATATAAACACAACTTTTCCGCTCATACCAACTTAATATAGAAccatattaataaatataaaatccttttttataaGGATTGGATGGAACATGGAATATGGAAAATTCTACATCTTTTAGACAAcaatggaaatgttttattatacaGCAAATTCacatcaaaatgtgatttttatgcATCAGCATATGATGTACTAAAAgtaaattcattaaaattataaaagtaaTTTCGATAGCAATGATTCAAATGTCCAAAGCTAGTTTAGCAAATTCTTCTTTCATTATTAGGAAACCATCATTAATAGATGGTTTTCAGTTTAAGGACAAGATGGGTAACgatacatttttaagaacaaCCTTTACTAATCATCTTTTCCCATCTtaactgaaaagaaaatatatatttagagaTTACAAtccaaactttttaacaaaatatctttattttccaattacaccaaaagcaaaaaaaaaaaaatcacttcaaaatCTTTAATGCTATTTACCCATCTAATGATTACTTTCATAATGAATCAAATATTGACACAAACAGGTGCACTTTTTGTAGCAACAACATAGAAACAGTTAAGCACCCTTTTGTATTCATGTGAGAAATGCAAAACTTTCTGGTCTGATTTTCAGCCCTGGTTAACCGATAGTAGTGTTTATTTCCCCGATTTAAATTCCCAAACTATTAGATTTggtctacaaaaataaaacaaaaattactttaataagatttgcaaaattttatatacataaatgtcatttttgacagTGCCCCCACTTTTTGTtggtttcaaaaatgaaatatgtatGTGGAAGTCtacttaaaaataatgtaaaatgctCAGTCTTATTTGAACATTTAGAGCAAATTATTGAAGAAGGTAATAGACCttaatttgtatatttatttttctgagaaaCTGCAATCTATATAGTAACATATAtccctcttcttttcttttaagaaaaatatgtttatatattatttactCTTGTGCGACATTACTgttattcttttctttctctcacTTATTCTGATTGAGACCTTTTAATGCTGCTTTGTTCTGCGTCATTTTGTActcaataatatatatatatatatatatatatatatatatttagatattCATGCTgtattgttgaaatattttgtcaataaaacagaaaaaaaatcctccatgtTTATCTGTAACTGGGTACTAATGCCTGTCTTgggcatagactgtatataaaatatggTCTTGGGTGAAATTCCGttgcttttctaaaaataacaatCTCTAACTTGCAATAAAACAACGAAAGGAATAATACATTAACTTTCAGAATACATTAACTTTCATAATGTTTATATATAGtctaatatttgaaataaagttGACTCATTacctaaaaacatttataacagATATAGCTCAGCTAAACCGGATGTTACGTCACATGTTGTATGCGTTCGTTTTAAGCACCTTTGGAAAGTAATAGTTGATCCTGTGCGGTTTCTGATGGTCTCCGCCCGTCTTTTTCAAGGCTTGTAAACAAAACGAACAAACAttgtgtcacatttttttctgctcgtATAACATTTGCAAAGGACACATAAGAGTCATCCGGCGCGGCGAGCTCTTATTTCACGAATGTGTATTTAGaataaaagtcatgttttatCGTAGCAAAACCATTCGAGGTTTGTTGGAAATCGTCCCGGGAAAACGGCGCCTGGGAGCGTACAGGTTCCTTCCTATCTTCTTCTGCATCGGAGGAGTCATGGAGTGGATCATGATCAATGTGAGGATAGGGAAGGAGACTTTCTGTAAGTGCAGAAATTTACAAGAACCTAACCTTTCATACACACGCGGTCATTTTAGAAATCTAATGAGAGACAGGTGATATGTTGCAGGTGATGTTGTTATGTTTGTGGTTACATCGAGCTACTCGttcaagaaaaatgtacatttatctTCGTCTTTGATCAGCTGAAAACACGCTAAGCTATGATGTCAAATGAGTTTCTCAAAACAGACAAATaccaaatgattaaaatatattttaaccacGAAAGCAGCTTTAAATTCTATTCTTTTAATAgtaaagagaacatttttacataaataccAGCATTGGACATTAATAGTGTAGAGattattttctgttaaattcCAAAAGTTTCTTCTTCCTGTTAGTAAATAAGCCCTACAATCTTCTGttgatacaaaaacatatttaagacatttaagaaaaCTATTTATAGCAGCTCTATAAGGCTAACCTGAAAGATAACTATGCTTTCCCTGATTGACTGCATTACATCAGTCAAATTGAGATGAATATGTTAGTTGTGCCACAAGACTGAGTGGATTTGCTCTAATGTGTTCCAacaatgagattttttttaaataataatattgaaaatcatTATATTTGTCGACGCACTGTCATGAATGGCACTTTCGGTTGCATTACAGGTGcatctaaataaaaaagcaaatttcaaTGTCAGTAAAATGTGATATTGTGCAATTTACTAAGTATTAAAGGCAAACAAAAACCTTGAATTAaaatcccactttgatcatcttttattctattttcaaaaattattaccactggtttttaattatgattagggcGTTTAAaggccaaaaaacaaacaaacaaacaaacaaaaaaactgtattgtttACTTGGACATcattttctgcagatcagcaggagatcattagaaattcacttctgagttctGGATGGGACTATTGACGCTGAGTAATTttccatcatccttttgtttacactttgtCCCACtggcttacagtccctcacaaccccagccatacagttctgagccagatgtcagctcagatgaagaaaacaaagatgttatcTGATCTATTTATCTGGAAGCGGATGCACTAGAGAAGAGTGGAACAGGGAGCTTAACAGTTGTAGTTTGTATATTACAACTATGAGcattttcaaactgaaatatttgtgtctgctcctaatttgaataaataaattctcagaaatgcaattttattctaatttgctTCATATATGTCCGCCATAATGAGAAACGTGCTacaggaacattttaaaagcacaattgtcattggagtgggtctttaatcacTTATGGAGAGTTTACAGTGCAGAGGTCATGCATTAGACAGTTCCAGAGGCTAGAAGCAGATCTACTGAATGCTCTTGACCCCATGGAAAAAGAGCTGATAGAGTGGAGAGGAGAGAACTTGAGGATGATTTCTGGAGCCTTAGAGAGTTGATGGAGCAGAATGAGATCTGAGGTGGAGAGGAACCAGGTTGGGGAGAAGttcaaaagtgaagaaaaatgattttaagcTCAGTTCTGAGATGGACTTGCTGATGTGATCGATGGAGGAAGTTGGACCATCTGAAGCTTATGGATGGATTTACATGGGAGAACAAAAAGGAGGAAGTTACAGTAGTCAAATACAGGATGTGACCAATGCATGGAACAGAACAGCTGTGGTAGACAAAACTGTCAGAAAAATTGTGGGATattactttaaagtttaaatgtagaTGTTTGATGCCAGAATACAAATTTACATAGCATAGAAAGTAAAAGTTAAGCCAAAATAATATTAGGAAACTACTATAAGGTAAAGAAGAAACAATCCAACTTTAAACACAAACCTTAATTGATAAACAACCTAAAACATGAGAAATGTCTAGGCTAATTCAGTTTTAATTGGAGTAGAATGCTTTTTGCCTTTAAGAACCACTGCCTGCTGCGATGCACAGTAGTTTGcatcacattttaaacaatcaTGCAACTTTGAAGCAAAAGAGGAATCGGTTGTTTCTTTTGCAACTGCAGGCAAATTGAAATGATtgttaaaaaggtcaaaattatTATCTGCTGAAGCATGGAAGTCCTCATGACCACTTtagtgctttaaaaaatacagctgTAGGACACAACATCACGAAAAAATAAAGGATTCAAAAAGGCCGGTGTAAGCCAAAAGGGTTTTACTCCAACTGAAAACCTGTTTCGCATTAGTTGCGCTGCTCTGGGAGAAATAAAGGGGCTGTAAATCCTcttgtgatttaaaacaaacaaacaaataaataaataaataattcaaccATAGCCTTAATCCTGttattgtttgatatttttcctcTGGCACaagcagatatttttttccaaaaaatagacaattcCTCATTTGATATCCTTGGTTTTTTTATGGACTAGATTTGTGAAAATCTTCTGCACACTGTACCTAAAATGTCATCGTTTACTGCAGCctaattaatttgaattttgtgggaaaaaaaagatgtgcagatgagtggatttaaaaacaaagagcttaGTAACAGAGAGGACAACTAACCACTAAGCCATTATGTTACTGAACCCTGAGTATGCAAGGAACATtcagcttctgctttttttttttttttttttttttttttaaggggaaatCCAAAATGTCCGCTGTTAAAGCTTGATAACTTCTCGTGCTGCTCTGCTTGTAACTGTCCTCAACAGAATGGCCTAAAAATATTGTCTAGAAACTGCTAGTTTGAACAGTTgtatatattgtaaaatgtaaaaaaatggtgCATAAATACCTAAAATGTTGCTCCTCCTGATGCCTGTTATGATGATTTTATAGAACAATATAATTTTAActagattcatttattttggaaaaattacaGAAACATTTCTTAGCACTTTTACTTTGgtattaatttgttaaaaaaagaatatagaAGTTCTGTGTCCTTCTATTAGTATGGTTCATTAAGGAGCagttcaaatctgtttttaagaTATATATTTGCCAAAACTATATGAAAATGATGTTCAAAACCTTAAAGCCCTCTCTCTATGTACCATATGCCTTTATTGCTGCTGTCTCTATATACAATCAGATTAAAAGCATAttagtgcaaaaaaatacaaaataaacatgaagGTATGTGGTGATAAGAAAGTTTTACTTTCAGGAAATGCCTTGTGTGCAGCTATTACAACAGCAGCATGTTGTTCTAGAATCTAGAGGAGTCCGGGAGTTAGTCAAAATCTCAACTCAAACTTCTTCAGTGTTTAAAAGAGTTGCTCCACTATGgcatatatttttacttttgtagtAAATTAGAGACCTGTATCAGTCAATAGATTAGAAATTAGCTTAGTTtaggcattattttttcaaaactcttaATGCTCCTAAAGTTGCatatactattttttatttttgcatatatCTATGAGGAATTAAGccctgtatttttttcttctttctagaTGACGTCTACCGCAGAAAACGATCAGAACGGGAGTACCAGCAGAAGATTGCAGATGGTTTGGTAGTTCTTGACCAGCCTGCAGCCAAGTGAATGATTGCGGGACTTCGCAGATGTCTGCTAACACCCCACCGTTGAACTTGTCCCCCTTCGCTGCTTTCAACAACTGTATCACGTGTCTGGACCTGTTTGAAAATTTAATGAGTGAAAGAATGACTGCTTTTAATATTGATATGGTTGGTTAAAGAAGAACAAGCAGCGCTGCGGTCACGTTTGTGGAAAACCTTCCAATTCCATTGATGCCTCCAGTGCATCACGCCTGCCAtctcatgtaaaaaataaagccaatatatttatgtatatatttgtttgttttttttagatataaaattgagtaaaatataataactctcaaaatgtgatttttttttttttttaagcgtttgacagaagcttatGGACTTATTTTCAAGATAAatgatgctctgtgccaaacagaaTCATCTTAGTGCAGCTCTTGACAGCTATTAACCATTGTTGTGccgcataagataatatgtgcttttaactcataaaagatcaacctttttaccaaagttttgttttgcatataaaatctgtgcattctggaggtagcgttgagcaaacaagatgtcttcaggtcaacatggatgcaaaaacctacatagtttatcatatatgtgcacctcagccatcaatttataaatataactaatcaaaattaaataaatgctaattaagtaatccttactttaaaaaaaaacaatattattttatttttattcagccAGAGAGAGCTTAAAGGGCCACATGTGGCTtggagctgcagacccctggtctagaagaATAGAAGGCCACTGTCTAAAACTGAAGACGCGTAGCAACATGATTTCTGTTATTTCTAACATTCCTCGTCAGTCAGCGTTCCCCCTCACCTGTAAAAGGATTTGGCTTCCTTTTGTGGGTGGTAAGACCCACGGGTCAGCCAGGTTTCTGCAAGACTAAAGCTCTTCAGGGTGTTGGAGAGGAGGTTGCTATAGAAATGGCCTGTGTGGATTCCCAATACTATCACTTCTCTAAATAAAACCTAACCTGTGTCTTTTATTTGAAAGAGGAATACAAagttatatattattttattaaatttgttgaacAAATCATGATTGGAGAACCCCACTCCTCTCATTAAATCACATCTGTCAACTATATTACATAGATCTGATTATTTGTACAAAGATTTTAGCCTCCAATTCTGTGTAATGTGAACAATATTGTGGCTTAAAACACAAGAAGGTTAACCATGTTTTGCATTTGttacttttaatataaatttataCTAATGTGTTCAGATAAACctgatatttattatttacattttatattttttttttcatctgaatcCTTTTTCAGTCAtagtaaatgaaaagaaaataatattttttccaaattagtCTTTCTCTCAACTAAAATTATAATTACAAATATCTCTTCCATTGGGACCTTAGgtgatgcatttctttttt
It encodes:
- the LOC112159122 gene encoding small integral membrane protein 4, which gives rise to MFYRSKTIRGLLEIVPGKRRLGAYRFLPIFFCIGGVMEWIMINVRIGKETFYDVYRRKRSEREYQQKIADGLVVLDQPAAK